From Pseudomonas vanderleydeniana, the proteins below share one genomic window:
- the mlaD gene encoding outer membrane lipid asymmetry maintenance protein MlaD produces MQNRTLEIGVGLFLLAGILALLLLALRVSGLSPTANTETYKLYAYFDNIAGLTVRAKVTMAGVTIGKVTAIDLDRDNFTGRVTMQVDKSVNNLPTDSTASILTAGLLGEKYIGISVGGEDTLLKDGGTIHDTQSALVLEDLIGKFLLNTVNKDAK; encoded by the coding sequence ATGCAAAACCGCACCCTGGAAATCGGTGTCGGCCTTTTCCTGCTGGCCGGCATCCTGGCTTTGCTGTTGCTGGCGCTGCGGGTCAGTGGACTGTCCCCGACGGCAAATACCGAAACATATAAACTTTACGCGTACTTCGACAATATCGCCGGTTTGACTGTCAGAGCCAAGGTGACCATGGCCGGTGTGACCATCGGCAAGGTCACGGCGATCGATCTGGATCGCGACAACTTCACTGGGCGGGTGACCATGCAAGTCGATAAAAGCGTGAACAACCTGCCGACTGATTCGACCGCGTCCATTCTCACCGCGGGCTTGCTTGGTGAGAAGTACATCGGCATCAGCGTGGGTGGCGAAGACACCCTGCTCAAGGATGGCGGGACCATCCATGACACCCAGTCGGCGCTGGTGCTGGAAGATCTGATCGGTAAATTCCTGCTCAATACCGTTAATAAAGACGCCAAATGA
- the mlaE gene encoding lipid asymmetry maintenance ABC transporter permease subunit MlaE, whose amino-acid sequence MRKQSLIERIRLFGRSGLDVLAVLGRSTLFLFHVLFGRGGIGGGFGLLVKQLHAVGVMSLVIIVVSGIFIGMVLALQGFNILSSYGSEQAVGQMVALTLLRELGPVVTALLFAGRAGSALTAEIGNMKSTEQLSSLEMIGVDPLKYIVAPRLWAGFISLPLLAMIFSVVGIWGGSWVAVDWLGVYDGSYWANMQNSVTFNGDVLKGIIKSIVFAFVVTWIAVFQGYDCEPTSEGISRATTKTVVYASLAVLGLDFILTALMFGDF is encoded by the coding sequence ATGCGCAAGCAATCATTGATCGAAAGAATTCGCCTGTTCGGGCGCTCGGGCCTGGACGTGCTCGCGGTGCTCGGGCGTTCGACGCTGTTTCTGTTTCACGTGTTGTTCGGTCGCGGTGGCATCGGCGGTGGCTTTGGCCTGCTGGTCAAGCAGTTGCACGCCGTGGGCGTGATGTCGCTGGTGATCATCGTCGTGTCCGGGATCTTCATCGGCATGGTACTGGCGCTGCAGGGGTTCAATATCCTCTCCAGCTACGGTTCCGAGCAGGCAGTGGGGCAGATGGTCGCCCTGACGTTGCTGCGTGAGCTGGGGCCGGTGGTGACCGCCCTGTTGTTCGCCGGCCGTGCCGGTTCCGCGCTGACTGCGGAAATCGGCAACATGAAATCCACCGAACAGCTCTCCAGCCTGGAGATGATCGGTGTCGACCCGCTCAAGTACATTGTCGCGCCAAGGCTCTGGGCCGGCTTCATTTCCCTGCCGCTGCTGGCGATGATCTTCAGTGTGGTCGGAATCTGGGGTGGTTCGTGGGTGGCGGTGGACTGGCTGGGCGTCTATGACGGCTCGTACTGGGCCAACATGCAGAACAGCGTGACCTTCAACGGCGACGTGTTGAAGGGGATTATCAAGAGCATCGTGTTCGCCTTCGTGGTGACCTGGATTGCCGTGTTCCAAGGCTACGACTGTGAGCCCACTTCAGAAGGGATCAGTCGTGCCACTACCAAGACCGTGGTCTATGCCTCCCTGGCAGTGCTCGGCCTGGACTTTATTCTGACCGCCTTGATGTTTGGAGATTTCTGA
- a CDS encoding ATP-binding cassette domain-containing protein produces MSVDNAYAVELKGVTFKRGARSIFNNVDIRIPRGKVTGIMGPSGCGKTTLLRLMGAQLRPSSGEVWVNGQNLPALSRGDLFDARKHMGVLFQSGALFTDLDVFENVAFPLRVHTELPDEMIRDIVLLKLQAVGLRGAVDLMPDELSGGMKRRVALARAIALDPQILMYDEPFVGQDPIAMGVLVRLIRLLNDALGITSIVVSHDLAETASIADYLYVVGDGQVLGQGTPEELMNADNPRIRQFMTGNPDGPVPFHYPAPDYRADLLGKR; encoded by the coding sequence ATGAGCGTCGATAACGCCTACGCGGTCGAGCTGAAGGGGGTTACCTTCAAGCGCGGCGCGCGCAGCATCTTCAATAATGTCGATATTCGCATTCCACGGGGCAAGGTCACCGGCATCATGGGACCCTCCGGGTGTGGCAAGACCACCCTGTTGCGGTTGATGGGGGCGCAGTTGCGCCCGAGCAGTGGTGAAGTCTGGGTCAACGGCCAGAATCTGCCGGCACTCTCGCGTGGCGACCTGTTCGACGCGCGCAAGCACATGGGCGTGCTGTTCCAGAGCGGGGCGCTGTTCACCGACCTGGATGTGTTCGAGAACGTCGCGTTTCCGCTGCGGGTACACACTGAGCTGCCGGACGAGATGATTCGCGACATCGTCCTGCTCAAGCTGCAGGCCGTTGGCCTGCGTGGCGCGGTCGACCTGATGCCTGACGAGCTGTCCGGTGGCATGAAGCGTCGTGTTGCCCTGGCCCGGGCCATTGCCCTGGATCCGCAGATCCTCATGTACGACGAACCGTTCGTCGGCCAGGACCCGATCGCCATGGGCGTGCTGGTGCGCCTGATCCGCCTGCTCAATGACGCGCTGGGCATCACCAGTATCGTCGTTTCCCACGACCTGGCGGAAACCGCCAGCATCGCCGACTACCTGTATGTGGTGGGCGACGGGCAGGTGCTGGGGCAGGGCACGCCGGAAGAACTGATGAATGCCGACAACCCGCGTATTCGCCAGTTCATGACCGGCAATCCGGATGGGCCCGTGCCGTTCCACTACCCGGCGCCGGATTACCGCGCAGATCTGTTGGGGAAGCGCTGA
- a CDS encoding KpsF/GutQ family sugar-phosphate isomerase, with product MSQSTDLIQSAQRTIRLEREAVEGLLAHIDADFVRACEMILASKGRVVVVGMGKSGHIGNKIAATLASTGTPAFFVHPAEASHGDMGMITRDDVILALSNSGSTSEIVTLLPLIKRLGIQLISLTGNPDSPLAKAAEVNLNARIEHEACPLNLAPTSSTTAALVMGDALAVALLEARGFTAEDFAFSHPGGALGRRLLLKVENVMHAGDELPQVLRGTLLKNALMEMTRKGLGMTVIVEADGRLAGIFTDGDLRRTLDRTIDIHSALIEDVMTPHGKTARAEMLAAEALKIMEDHKISALVVVDGEDRPVGALNMHDLLRAGVM from the coding sequence ATGAGCCAATCCACCGACCTGATTCAATCGGCACAACGCACCATCCGCCTCGAACGAGAAGCCGTGGAAGGCTTATTGGCCCATATCGACGCAGATTTCGTACGCGCTTGCGAGATGATTCTGGCCAGCAAGGGCCGCGTGGTCGTGGTCGGCATGGGCAAGTCCGGACACATCGGCAACAAGATTGCCGCCACTCTGGCGAGCACCGGCACCCCGGCCTTCTTCGTCCACCCGGCGGAAGCCAGCCACGGCGACATGGGCATGATCACCCGGGACGACGTCATCCTGGCCTTGTCCAACTCCGGCTCGACCTCGGAAATAGTCACCCTGCTGCCGCTGATCAAACGCCTGGGCATCCAGTTGATCAGCCTGACCGGCAACCCCGACTCGCCGCTGGCCAAGGCCGCGGAGGTCAACCTCAACGCGCGCATCGAACACGAGGCCTGCCCGCTGAACCTGGCACCGACCTCGTCGACCACCGCCGCCCTGGTAATGGGCGATGCCCTGGCCGTCGCCCTGCTCGAAGCCCGTGGATTCACCGCCGAAGACTTCGCCTTTTCCCATCCGGGCGGCGCCCTGGGACGACGCCTGCTGCTGAAGGTCGAAAACGTCATGCACGCCGGCGACGAGCTGCCACAGGTGCTGCGCGGCACGCTGTTAAAAAACGCACTAATGGAAATGACTCGCAAAGGCCTGGGCATGACCGTGATCGTCGAAGCCGACGGTCGTCTTGCCGGGATCTTCACCGATGGCGACCTGCGTCGCACCCTCGATCGCACCATCGATATCCACAGCGCCCTGATCGAGGACGTCATGACCCCCCATGGCAAGACCGCACGGGCCGAAATGCTCGCTGCCGAAGCCCTGAAGATCATGGAAGACCATAAAATCAGCGCCCTGGTGGTGGTCGATGGCGAGGACCGTCCGGTCGGCGCCCTGAACATGCACGACCTGCTGCGCGCCGGAGTAATGTAA